A single Spirochaetota bacterium DNA region contains:
- a CDS encoding 7TM diverse intracellular signaling domain-containing protein — protein sequence MKQLVLLLITIATFFLLIVPLYSVEAVYDMQTFNFDNATTYKIKSHWLFWWNELVDPVAIEKGTAPKPTDSVMMPQHWTDYVLDGKKLPAKGYATYALKILLPDNAIYGMYLDHMVTAYRLYINGIEVASNGKVSKDLLKMENECKHQAIYFTPKDKVAMCVVHISNRDYRTAGMWQPIVIGKASAILTHYNTKIIRDLFLFGAILIIGLYNIALFLFRTKDRAPLWFGLFCLTVCARILATGSTTISNMFPGFPWELQIKMELGVFYLGGLFFGMFFHEVYPLEIKMKHLRFFNAVFIILTLLAIITPVSFFNRLVPLMQVAVLSGLTYVLVCLIIAAKRKRLHINYFLAGFVLFMLAAINDILYAQNILPTLYVLPIGLFIFIFTQAIAIARIFSFSFLQVEHLSTHLSNLNQSLERFVPHEFLAFLQKQSILDVQLGDQTLKDITVLFADIRSFTTLSENMTPEETFKFLNSYLNRIGPIIRSHNGFIDKYIGDGIMALFPQSPKDAIDATIAMVQRIQQYNEERVRFGLEPISIGIGIHTGSAILGIIGETMRIESTVISDTVNLSSRIESLTKHFHTTILVSGDVYQQVKDIPGYHFRYISKVIVKGKSQPTKIYEVLSLYPQESLELFTSTALMFRKALSFYNKKHYDQAKALFEEILTINPHDIIAKNFIQDIEEEKNTGRV from the coding sequence ATGAAACAATTGGTTTTATTACTGATAACTATCGCCACCTTTTTTTTACTTATAGTACCATTGTACAGCGTTGAAGCTGTATATGACATGCAAACATTTAATTTTGATAATGCCACAACCTATAAAATAAAATCACATTGGCTTTTCTGGTGGAATGAGCTTGTTGACCCTGTTGCTATTGAAAAGGGCACAGCGCCAAAACCAACCGATAGCGTTATGATGCCCCAGCACTGGACTGACTATGTGCTTGACGGCAAAAAGTTGCCAGCAAAAGGCTATGCTACATATGCACTCAAAATACTTTTGCCTGATAATGCAATTTATGGTATGTATTTAGATCACATGGTGACAGCCTATCGTTTGTATATCAATGGTATTGAAGTAGCCAGCAATGGAAAGGTTTCTAAAGACCTTTTAAAAATGGAAAACGAATGTAAGCACCAGGCAATCTATTTTACCCCTAAAGATAAAGTGGCTATGTGTGTGGTGCACATTAGCAATCGTGATTACCGCACTGCCGGTATGTGGCAACCCATAGTGATTGGCAAAGCCAGCGCAATACTGACCCATTATAATACTAAAATTATACGTGACCTTTTTTTATTTGGTGCAATTCTCATTATTGGTTTATATAATATTGCCCTGTTTTTATTTCGTACTAAAGATAGGGCGCCATTATGGTTTGGTCTTTTTTGCCTTACGGTATGCGCCCGTATTTTAGCAACCGGCAGCACCACAATATCAAATATGTTTCCAGGATTCCCATGGGAATTGCAGATAAAAATGGAATTGGGCGTGTTTTATTTAGGTGGGCTTTTCTTTGGTATGTTTTTCCATGAGGTTTATCCATTAGAAATAAAAATGAAGCATTTACGTTTTTTTAATGCTGTGTTCATCATTTTAACTTTGCTTGCTATCATCACCCCGGTTTCATTTTTTAACAGGCTTGTCCCGCTTATGCAGGTTGCTGTGCTCTCTGGCCTCACGTATGTACTGGTGTGCCTCATTATAGCAGCAAAGCGCAAGAGGCTTCATATCAATTATTTTTTAGCAGGGTTTGTGCTATTTATGCTTGCTGCAATAAACGATATATTATATGCCCAAAACATACTACCCACCCTGTACGTTCTTCCCATTGGTTTATTTATCTTTATTTTTACTCAGGCAATTGCCATTGCTCGCATTTTTTCTTTTTCATTTTTGCAGGTGGAACATCTTTCCACACATTTAAGCAACCTTAATCAGTCGCTTGAACGGTTTGTGCCTCATGAGTTTTTAGCCTTTTTGCAAAAGCAAAGTATCCTTGATGTACAGCTTGGTGACCAAACGTTGAAAGACATCACTGTTTTGTTTGCTGACATCCGCTCATTTACCACACTGTCTGAAAACATGACACCTGAAGAAACTTTCAAGTTTTTAAACTCTTATCTTAACAGGATTGGCCCCATTATACGCAGCCATAACGGTTTTATTGATAAATATATTGGTGATGGCATCATGGCACTGTTTCCACAATCGCCAAAGGATGCTATTGATGCAACCATTGCAATGGTACAGCGCATACAGCAGTACAATGAAGAGCGGGTACGTTTTGGCCTTGAACCCATATCCATTGGCATTGGCATCCATACCGGCAGTGCAATCCTTGGTATTATTGGGGAAACCATGCGCATAGAAAGTACAGTTATATCCGACACCGTAAACCTTTCAAGCCGCATTGAAAGCTTAACCAAGCATTTTCACACCACCATCCTTGTATCCGGTGATGTATATCAGCAGGTAAAAGATATCCCTGGCTACCATTTCAGGTATATAAGCAAGGTTATAGTGAAAGGAAAATCACAGCCCACAAAAATTTATGAGGTCTTATCACTCTATCCTCAGGAATCGCTTGAATTATTTACATCCACTGCTCTTATGTTCAGAAAAGCACTTTCATTCTACAACAAAAAGCATTATGACCAGGCAAAAGCATTATTTGAAGAAATATTAACTATAAATCCCCATGATATAATTGCAAAGAATTTTATTCAGGATATTGAAGAAGAAAAAAATACAGGCAGGGTTTAA
- a CDS encoding crotonase/enoyl-CoA hydratase family protein: MDYKYYLIEKKPPIAWVYLNRPEKKNAMNPPAWWEAPSVFKELDADDEIRVIILAGKGPSFTVGIDLIEMAGEIKELADPAQKGGIKRSLLQKIYKMQDTMTCIEKCRKPVIAAVHGYCVGAGLDMISACDIRLATADAQFSLREAAVGFVADVGVLQRLPHIVGQGITRELAYTAKYITAQRAKEILLVNEVYPDQKALYEGAEKMAMEIAENSPLAVQASKDVLNFGIGKTIDDALKYVASMSANIIPSDDLFEAFTAFAQKRKPKFTGK, translated from the coding sequence ATGGATTATAAATATTATTTAATTGAAAAAAAGCCGCCAATTGCCTGGGTATATTTAAACAGACCCGAAAAAAAGAATGCAATGAACCCGCCTGCATGGTGGGAAGCTCCTTCAGTGTTTAAGGAATTGGATGCTGATGATGAAATCAGGGTAATTATACTCGCTGGCAAAGGCCCTTCATTTACTGTCGGCATTGACTTAATTGAAATGGCGGGCGAAATTAAAGAACTTGCGGATCCTGCACAAAAAGGTGGGATAAAACGTAGTTTACTACAGAAGATTTATAAAATGCAGGATACCATGACTTGCATTGAAAAATGTCGCAAGCCTGTTATAGCTGCTGTTCATGGATATTGTGTTGGTGCTGGATTGGATATGATTTCGGCATGTGATATTCGCTTGGCAACTGCCGATGCACAATTTAGCCTGCGTGAGGCTGCCGTTGGATTTGTTGCGGACGTTGGTGTATTGCAGCGACTTCCACATATAGTGGGGCAGGGTATTACCCGTGAACTTGCCTACACCGCAAAATACATCACAGCCCAGCGCGCTAAGGAAATACTTCTTGTTAATGAAGTGTATCCTGATCAGAAAGCATTATATGAAGGTGCTGAAAAAATGGCAATGGAGATAGCCGAAAATTCACCATTGGCTGTGCAGGCTTCCAAGGATGTATTGAACTTTGGTATTGGTAAAACTATAGATGATGCACTCAAATATGTTGCATCGATGAGTGCTAATATCATTCCATCTGATGATTTATTTGAAGCATTCACTGCATTTGCACAGAAGCGAAAACCAAAGTTTACAGGCAAATAA
- a CDS encoding AsmA family protein, whose amino-acid sequence MKKIFKWVAIVIGSIFALVIIASIVLMLVVTKDMIAQQMEKALNRHVTIEKIDVSIFSVVSGIEVKGVAISNFKTPKQLEALKGKPVEKGDLFVGLDSFTFKLKFLPLLQGKFELRELLLTGPKINITRYQSGTFNFSDLMKPSKEEKKVEEVKKEEPSKPLTADTLPISITIGKVGIEKGVITFVDQSLQQTLQLYNLNALVHDIEIDPKDLEKKNQVKLKLDIGIKTIGKTSGGSVESFDIALASRGTVKPFDLKTRILNPEISLKAGSPYGTMTGLQIFDAIKSNETLANYAGKFDFLSKDVKWKNGYVDIWYKGGLLKITNGKISTDDYAGNFKADVNLNTKAVNAEVDMTLNEKHNKSIYNGIEKNASKLIKGDVAKYVKSNTVAEKAFGYLTNKDGKVFLQFLVTGTMDKPQTKLVSPKLPSLMDVIKDIGGDVADIAKEKAKEKAKETTQKAVEKGTEKAKEKATKKLKKLF is encoded by the coding sequence ATGAAAAAAATATTTAAATGGGTAGCGATAGTTATTGGTAGCATATTTGCACTGGTAATTATTGCAAGCATTGTACTTATGCTGGTTGTTACTAAAGATATGATTGCACAGCAGATGGAGAAGGCACTTAACCGCCATGTAACCATTGAAAAGATTGATGTCAGTATATTCAGCGTTGTTTCGGGCATTGAAGTTAAAGGTGTTGCAATATCAAACTTTAAAACACCCAAACAGTTAGAAGCACTCAAAGGGAAGCCAGTAGAAAAAGGCGATCTATTTGTTGGGCTTGACTCTTTTACATTTAAATTAAAATTTTTGCCTTTGCTACAGGGTAAATTTGAGCTTCGTGAACTTTTACTAACAGGACCAAAGATAAACATTACCCGCTATCAGAGTGGGACATTCAATTTTTCTGATTTAATGAAACCATCTAAAGAGGAAAAGAAGGTTGAAGAAGTTAAGAAAGAAGAACCTTCAAAACCTTTAACTGCCGATACGCTGCCAATAAGCATTACTATAGGTAAAGTTGGTATTGAAAAAGGTGTGATAACATTTGTAGATCAGTCTTTGCAGCAAACACTGCAATTGTATAACCTCAATGCATTAGTGCACGACATTGAAATAGACCCAAAAGATCTGGAAAAGAAAAATCAGGTGAAGTTAAAACTGGATATAGGCATCAAAACTATAGGAAAAACTAGTGGTGGTAGTGTTGAATCATTTGATATTGCATTAGCATCACGTGGAACGGTAAAACCATTTGACCTGAAAACACGAATATTGAATCCAGAAATTTCACTCAAAGCGGGAAGCCCTTACGGAACCATGACCGGTTTACAGATATTTGATGCAATCAAGAGCAATGAGACGTTAGCTAATTATGCCGGCAAGTTTGACTTTTTATCAAAAGATGTAAAATGGAAAAATGGCTATGTAGATATCTGGTATAAAGGCGGTTTGTTAAAAATCACCAATGGGAAAATCAGCACCGATGACTATGCAGGTAATTTCAAAGCTGATGTAAACCTCAACACAAAGGCAGTTAACGCTGAGGTTGACATGACGCTCAATGAAAAACACAATAAATCCATTTACAATGGGATTGAAAAGAATGCATCCAAGCTCATCAAGGGTGATGTTGCAAAATATGTTAAATCAAATACGGTTGCCGAAAAAGCTTTTGGTTATCTCACAAATAAGGACGGGAAAGTATTTTTACAATTCCTTGTTACCGGGACAATGGATAAGCCACAGACAAAGCTGGTTTCCCCAAAACTTCCTTCGCTTATGGATGTTATCAAGGACATTGGTGGTGATGTAGCAGATATAGCTAAGGAAAAGGCAAAAGAAAAAGCCAAAGAAACTACACAAAAAGCAGTAGAAAAAGGAACTGAGAAAGCAAAAGAGAAGGCAACAAAGAAGCTTAAAAAATTATTTTAA
- a CDS encoding outer membrane beta-barrel protein, translated as MFKKLALCILMAAVACMTTGLQAQEMTDDVAFLRVGYQWNTIKYDDPNADDSKLNGMAVEGEYNLNLGGMLLGFALEYAYLSDKDNKAYDFGFLTPMVTVKFLAPGGFYIGPGVSLRYLMSSYLPKSETEPDSEVDLWVNGVAGFMTPIAEGIYFDVEARFGWNLTKNQFAETGYEIDKNYNMALYIGVGTRTRATGI; from the coding sequence ATGTTTAAAAAATTAGCGTTGTGTATCCTGATGGCAGCGGTGGCATGTATGACTACAGGTTTACAGGCACAGGAGATGACCGATGACGTAGCGTTTTTACGGGTAGGGTATCAGTGGAATACGATAAAATATGATGATCCCAACGCAGATGATTCCAAACTTAATGGTATGGCAGTTGAGGGTGAGTATAACCTTAACCTTGGTGGTATGCTTTTGGGATTTGCTTTAGAATATGCATATCTTTCAGATAAAGATAATAAAGCCTATGATTTTGGCTTTTTAACTCCCATGGTAACAGTTAAATTTTTAGCTCCTGGTGGATTCTACATTGGTCCTGGCGTTTCATTACGGTATTTGATGAGTTCATATTTACCAAAAAGTGAAACAGAACCTGATAGTGAGGTTGACCTGTGGGTAAATGGTGTGGCAGGTTTTATGACACCTATTGCAGAAGGCATCTATTTTGATGTTGAGGCGCGCTTTGGCTGGAACCTGACAAAAAACCAGTTTGCTGAAACTGGCTATGAAATTGACAAAAACTATAACATGGCACTCTATATTGGCGTTGGCACACGCACCCGTGCTACAGGAATATAA